Genomic window (Marinobacter panjinensis):
GACTTTACCGGTCCCGTGGCTCTGGTGATGGGTGCCGAGGGCAAGGGTATGCGCAGGCTGACACGCGAGCATTGCGATCTGCTGATTAATATCCCGATGCTCGGCCACGTGGGCAGCCTGAATGTTTCTGTTGCCACCGGTGTTTGCCTTTACGAAGCTTTGCGTCAGCGGCTTGCATAGTACCCTCCACGCGCCTAGAATACGTGACCCCCTTTTCCAGGGGGCGGTGTCTTATTGCCTGAAGTCAGGGTAGTAGGCATCAAGAAGCCGGCGGCTGTGGCTGCCACCTCCTTGCTTCTTGCATTGGCTCAGTCTGTTTCTGTGCGTTTGCTGGGGGCTGTTTAAACCGTAGGGAGAACTCATGCGTCACTACGAAATCGTATTTATGGTACACCCGGATCAGAGCGAGCAGGTGCCCGCGATGATCGAGCGTTATACCGGCGTCATCAATGAAGATGGCGGCAAGGTACATCGCCTGGAAGATTGGGGCCGTCGTCACCTGGCTTACCCGATCAACAAGATTCACAAGGCTCACTACGTACTGATGAACGTTGAATGTTCACAGGCAGCGATGGACGAGCTGACTCACAACTTCCGTTTCAACGATGCCATCATCCGCGACATGATCCTGCGCCGCGATGGTGCCGATACGGACCTGTCCCCGATGAAAGCTTCCGAGTCCCGTGAAGACCGTCGTGGCGGCGATGATCGTCCGCGTCGTTCAGCTGAATCTGACGAGCCACGTCAGCAGGCTGAAACCCAGGACGAAGAAGAGTAAAACCATCACCGGAGTTGAGGAGTTAAGTTATGGCTCGTTTTTTCAGACGTCGTAAGTTCTGCCGCTTCACGGCAGAAGGTGTTAAAGAGATCGATTACAAGGATCTGGACACCCTGAAAGGTTATGTTACTGAAACCGGCAAAATCGTGCCCAGCCGTATCACCGGCACCAAGGCACGCTATCAGCGTCAGCTGGCTACCGCTATCAAGCGTGCCCGCTACCTGGCACTGCTGCCGTATTCGGACAGCCACGATAACTAAGTAACAGAATAAACAGGACCCGGGACCATGCGTGCACTGGCACAGTTTGTAATGCGCGGTCCTCTGCAGGCAGGCGGGGTTGCGGCAGTTACCACTGCGATACCCCTGTTGTTCTGGATTGGTGCAGCGGTTATCGGCCTGGTAATTCTCAGGCTGGGTATCAGCCAGGGGCTTAATATCGGCCTCTGGGCATTGCTTCCGGCACTCGGCTGGAGCTGGTTCGGGCAGGACCCGACAGCACTGGCGGTATTGCTTCAGGTGATGTTGATTGCATCCATACTGCGAACAACCCTGTCCTGGGAGAAAGCGCTTCTGGCAGGCAGTTTCCTGGGTATTGTGACAGGCATGATGCTGCCCCTGCTGTATCCGGATCTGTTAAATGATCTGGTGCAGACCGGGGTCAGGTTTTACGAAGAGTACAACGCTGAAGTCGCCAGCAGTCTTGGCGACAGACTGGAAACAGTCATTCGGCAGACCATGAACGCAAGCATGGCAGGCACTTACCTGGTTACCGGTGTGGGCATGACCATGTTGGCAAGATCCTGGCAGGCAGGGTTGTATAACCCTGGCGGATTCCGGGCCGAGTTCCACTCGCTCCGGCTGTCACCGGCAATCGCGGTTATCTGTGTGATTACCATGGTGGCAGGGCCCGTCCTCGGGCTGAACTCCATGCTGCTGGGTTGGGCCGGAGGTTTGCCGCTGTTTCTGGCGGGGCTGGCCCTGGTTCATGGCATTGTTGGTCGTAAAAATCTGAGTGGTCAGTGGCTGATAATATTCTATCTGGCACTGGTACTGCTTGGTCCCAGCCTGATGATTCTGTTAGTAGTTCTGGCTTTTGTGGATAGCTGGCTGGACATCCGGAGGCGAATAAAACCCTCCGGCCCGGCTGAATAAAGCACGAAGAGGTTAACGAGATGGAAGTTATTCTGCTCGAAAAAGTAGCAAACCTTGGTTCACTGGGTGACAAGGTCAAAGTAAAGGCCGGTTACGGTCGTAATTTTCTACTGCCGTATGGCAAGGCTGTTCCGGCAACTGCCGACAACCTGAAGGCGTTCGAAGAGCGTCGTGCAGAGCTTGAAAAAGCTGCCGCCGAGAAGCTGGCCGAAGCCCAGGCTCGTGGCGAGAAGCTGGAAGGCGCCTCCGTCACCATCACCTCCAAGGCTGGTGAAGAAGGCAAGCTGTTCGGTTCTATCGGTGTGCGTGACATCGCTGATGCGATTACCGCCACTGGCACCGAAGTCGAGAAAAGCGAAGTTCGTCTGCCGGAAGGTCCACTCCGTGTGGTCGGCGAGTACGAAATTGAGCTTCAGCTGCACTCCGACGTGACCGTTGCGATTAACCTGGCGGTTGTTGCAGAGTAAGCAGCCGAGTAAATTGCACGTCAGGCGGTAACGCCGGGTTTCGACCCGGCGGCAGCCATACAAGCCCGGAATCCGTTCAGTTGGATTCCGGGCTTGTTGCTTTGTGGTGTATGATTTGTCCTTGCCCTAGCTAGACGAAGAAGTTCCCATGGCCAACCCGAATTTCAAACCGGTAAACAGCGATCCCGAAACCAGCCGTATCAAGGTTCCGCCTCATTCTGTCGAGGCCGAACAGGCGGTTCTCGGTGGCCTGATGCTGGACAACCGCCGATTTGATGAGGTCTCGGAAATGATTTCCGCGGTCGATTTCTATCGCCAGGACCACCGGCTTATCTTCGGCGCTGCAGAACGCCTTGCCAGTGAGAGCGAACCGCTGGATGTGGTTACGCTGACGGAATTCCTCGAGCGTGCAGGCGATATTGAAGACGCTGGCGGGCTTTCCTACCTGGCAGAACTGGCAGAAAAAACCCCGGGCGCCGCCAACATCCGCGCCTACGCCGAGATTGTGCGCGAGCGTTCAATACTGCGGCAGCTGGTGCAGGTATCCGGGCAGATCTCGGATTCGGCCTTCAATCCCCTGGGGCGAAACAGCAACGAGATACTGGACGAAGCCGAGCGCAATGTCTTCCAGATTGCTGAATCCCGGGTTAAGGAAGGCACCGGCCCGCAGACCATCAATCCGATTCTCACCAAGGCTCTCAGCCGTATCGAGGAGCTGTTTGAATCCGGCGAAACCACAACCGGCCTGACCACCGGGTTCAAGGATCTGGACGAGTGGACATCCGGTATGCAGCCGTCCGACCTGTTGATTGTGGCAGGGCGACCCTCCATGGGTAAGACCACCTTTGCCATGAACATCGTCGAGAACGCGCTGATCAGCACCAGCACGCCGATTCTGGTGTTCAGCATGGAGATGCCCGCAGATGCATTGGTGATGCGTATGCTGTCGTCCCTGGGACGGATCGACCAGAGCCGGATCCGCAGTGGCAAGCTGGAAGAGGATGACTGGCCCAGGCTTACCTCGGCCGTCAGCCTGTTGAAGGACAAGCCGCTTTACATTGATGATACCCCTGGCCTGAGCCCGACGGAGATGCGCTCTCGCGCCCGCCGTATTGCCCGTGAGAACAACGGCCAGCTTGGCCTGATCATGGTGGATTACCTTCAGTTGATGCGGGTGCCGGGTAACACCGAGGGCCGTACCGCCGAGATTTCCGAAATTTCCCGGTCCCTTAAAGGCATCGCCAAAGAGCTCAGTTGCCCGGTGGTAGCGCTTTCCCAGCTCAACCGCAGCCTGGAGCAGCGGCCCAACAAGCGCCCGGTGAACTCGGACCTGCGGGAATCCGGTGCCATCGAGCAGGATGCGGACGTGATCATGTTCGTATACCGCGACGAAGTCTACAACGAAGACACGTCCGACAAGGGCATCGCCGAGATCATTATCGGCAAGCAGCGGAACGGCCCCATTGGCACCGTCCGCCTGGCCTTTATTGGCAAGTACACCAAATTCGAAGACCTGGCCCACGGCGATTACGGCGGGGATTATTGATGCCTCGGAAGACCGTTGCCCGCATTGATACCGGGGCACTTCGCCATAACTATCGCCTTGCCTGCAGGCTGGCCAGCCCGGCCCGGGCGATGGCGGTCATCAAGGCTGATGGCTACGGCCATGGCATACGTGAAGTGGCACGGGCGCTGGCGGATGTGGCTCCGAAGTTTGCCGTTGCCAGCATTGAAGAGGCTCTGGCTATCCGGGAGGCGGGTGTTGATCACCCGGTGGTATTGCTGCAGGGCCCGCACAGTTTCGAGGATGTCGCCACCAGCGCCCGTGAAGGTTTCGAAATGGTGGTGCACAGCGACTACCAGCTGGACTGGCTGGAGCAGGCACCGGCCACGCCAAAATTCTGGCTCAAAGTGAATACCGGAATGAACCGCCTGGGGTTTGCATCTGCCGCTCTGGCGCAGGTGATGGCCCGCTTGAAGGACCACGGGGCAGGGGAGCAGGTTATAGGCTTCGTCACCCACTATGCCTGCGCGGATGACATTTCCAGTGGTTTCACCGACAAGCAGACCCGGGTCTTTGCCGAGGCCGTGGTTGACTGGCCAGCGCTGGAAAAAAGTGCCGGCAACTCCGCAGCCCACTTTCTTCCCGGCCAACCACTGTTTGACTGGAGTCGCCCCGGCATAATGCTGTATGGCGCTTCTCCGACGCTTGGAAAAACCGGCCCGGAACTGGGCCTTGAAGCGGTGATGACGCTGGAAGCCGAGTTGACGGCGGTTCGAACGCTCCAGCCCGGGGAATCCGTGGGTTATGGCTGCTCCTGGGCAGCGGAACAGGAAACAAGGATGGGAATTGTCGGGATTGGCTACGGTGATGGTTACCCGCGCCATGCCGGCACGGATACGCCGGCCTGGGTGGCTGGTAGCCGGATACGTCTGATCGGTCGGGTGTCCATGGACATGCTGGCGGTAGATCTGACCAACTCTCCGGCCGCCCGTCCAGGAGATACCGTCGAGCTGTGGGGGCGGCATGTGAGTGTCGATGAGGTGGCGCAACACGCCGGTACCATCGGCTACGAGCTACTTACAGGTATTACAGCCCGGGTGCCCAGGCTGTATGACAGTTCCGGCGATGGGCCAGTGTAAATCAGGAAGCAGCTTCCGGCTCGTGGATGATTTCCTCAATGAAATCGAGAATGGCCGCCAGGCTGCGGTCATCCAGTTTTTTCAGTACCTTGTGAACCACCATCTTGCTGCCTTTGAGCATGCTGCTGATGCCCATCCTGGCCATGCCCATCAGCATGCTGCTGGCATTCAGCCGACGCAGGGGTTCCAGGAAGAAAAAGTCCAGACCGTTATCGGTCAGCTCGACAATCAGTTCAAACAGCTTGTCGATGGCTTCCTTGTCGGCTTTGCCCCGTTCGCGGAGTTCGCTGACAGTGTAAAGGGCGCGGGTGCGCAGCTCATCCGGTATGGGCGCGACGATATGGCTTTGTTGTTTCAGCATATGGGATCCTGTTGTTGTATGCTCGTAAGGTATGCTCGGTTCTCCGATAAGCATTCTATGGGTTGGGGCACAGGTGCCATTGGCTTGAACGGTATCAGGTACCCGTCATATCAGTGATATCCCGGGTATGCGTTCCAACCGTCGGCTTGAACGATTACAGTATGGATAAAGACAGTCGACCGAAACCGGAGGCAATGAGCGCCCGTGCACGTTCTTGTTGTTCATGATTATGGCCCGTTGGGGCGGGTTTTGCTGGAGCGCTTGAGAAAAACGTCGCTTCACGTCAGTCCGTTGCTGATCAGTGAGCTGGAAACGGCGGATCTCACAGCACTGGACGGCTGGATTCCCCAGGATACTGACCTGATTGTGAACGCGTTATGGCTGGCCAACCCGGAAATTGCCGAACAGGATCCAGAGGCTGCCCATAAGGTATCCTTTTCGCTGCCTGTTGCGTTGGCGGAGTATGCCCGCGACCGGAACATGGCCCTGCTGCAGCTGTCGACCTGTTACGTGTTCGATGGCCGCAAGCAAAGCGCCTATATCGCTTCCAACCCTGGCCAGCCCAGCAATGAGCTGGGTAATTGGCAGTGGGAATGCGAGCAGGCAGTACGAACGCTTTTGCCCCGCCATATTATCCTGCGAACGGGCTGGAGCCTGGGGCGTTTTATCCGCAAGGTGCAGTCCGTGGCGGCGCGCTCTGATGTCATCAAGCTGCCTGGCAAGTGCCATGGTCAACCGGTGACCGTAAGCGATCTTTCCCGGGTGATGACCGCAATTATTCAGCAGATAGATTGTGGTGCCGAGGTATGGGGAACCTACCAGTATGCCGGTGCAGAGGATATCTCGCTCTATGAGCTGGGCCTGGCCATCACCGGGCTGAGTGGTATTCCCGATGGATTGCGGGTGGTGGATGAGATGCCGGCCTGGGCCGCTCTCGAGCCCGCCAATACCACGATGATCTGCACCAAGATCCGCAATACTTTTGGCGTCAAACAGCTGCCCTGGCGTTCCGGGCTGGCGGAAGAGCTGGAATTACTTTCGCTGAATGGGGACAGGGAACTGATTGACGAACCGGCGAGCTGACGGCAGCCGGTTCGTGGTCAAGGCAGGCAGCGTCATCAGGTGTTCTGACGCGAAAATTCCCGGGTGACTGTCTGCAGTGCTTCCACATCCAGCAGCTCTACCTCCCGCCCCCGGGCGCTGATAATGCCCTGATTCTGGAAACGGGTGAACACCCGGCTGACGGTTTCTACCGCCAGGCCCAGGAAATTGGCAATGTCGTTGCGTGCCATGGGCAGGCTGAAGTTGGTGCCGGACATGCGGCGGCGCTGGAACCGGCTGGACAACGACAGCAGCAGTGCCGCAATCCGCTCCTCTGCCGTATTCTTGCTCAGTAACATGGCTAACTGATGGCTGCCCTGAATTTCCTGGCTCATCAGGTGATACATGTGGTGCTGGAGATCCGGCAGGCTACTGGTGAGCTCTTCCAGCTTCTCGATCGGGAACTCGCAGACACTGGTGCGCTCCAGGGCCCTGGCGGTGCAGGCGTAGTTCTTGCTGCCCATGCTGTCCAGGCCCACCAGTTCGCCGGGCATGAAGAACCCCGTTACCTGCTCCTCGCCATTCTCACTGATAATGGACGTCTTGACGGCCCCGCTCTTGACCGCAAAGCAGGACCGGAACGGTGTGCTCTGGTCAAAGATATGCTCGCCACGGTTGAAAATCCGGCCTTGCTGGACAATGTCTTCGAGCCGGTCAAGGTCATTTTCTTCCACTGCCAGGGGAAGGCACAGGTTGCTCAGGCTGCACTGGTGACAGGATGCCTTGAGCGGGGAAACCTGGTGGAGTCTGATAGCTTGGACCATGGTAGATGAACCATCCATTATTGATTCATGTCAAAACCGTACTCTAGTACGAACGGTCGGTTTTGCCAATGACTAATATCCTTGATTTTTTTAAGCATATATTGTTTGGGTATATGCTTGGCCGGCTCAGAATCCTTTGACAGTTTCTGAGCCGGCGGGAGGTGCTTCAGACCTTCCGAAACACAAGGGACGCATTAGTGCCGCCGAACCCAAAGCTGTTGGACATAACAGTGCCAAGCTCGGCTTCGGTGGAATCCGGTCCTACCACTGGCATGCCGGCAATGGTTTCATCCAGATGCTGCAGGTTTTTGGTGCCCGCGATGAACCCGTTCTGCAACATAATCAGGGAATAGATCGCTTCATGCACACCGGAAGCACCCAATGAATGTCCCGAGAGGGACTTGGTAGAGGATATCTGCGGTATTTTGTCGCCGAAGACACTGCGGACCGCTTTCATTTCGGCCACATCGCCTACGGGCGTACTGGTGCCATGTGCATTGATATAGTCTACCGGACCTTCCACCGTTGACAGTGCCTGCTGCATGCAACGCATGGCGCCTTCACCGGATGGAGCCACCATATCGTGGCCGTCGGATGTAGCACCGTAACCCACCAGTTCGGCAATGATGGTTGCCCCGCGTTTGCGGGCATGTTCCAGTTCTTCCACCACAACCATGCCACCGCCACCGGCGATCACGAAGCCGTCACGGCCGCTGTCGAACGGCCTGGAGGCAGTATCCGGCGCGTCGTTGTACTTGGTGGACAGGGCCCCCATGGCGTCGAAGAGCATGGTCAGGCTCCAGTCCTCTTCCTCCCCGCCACCGGCAAACACAATGTCCTGTTTGCCGGCCTGGATCTGTTCAGCGGCATGGCCGATACAGTGGGCACTGGTGGCACAGGCTGACGACATGGAATAGTTCACGCCGCGAATCTTGAAAGCCGTGGCCAGGCAGGCTGATACCGTGCTGGTCATGATCCTGGGCACCATATAGGGCCCGATACGCTTCACGCCTTTCTCACGCATGATATCCACCGCTTCCACCTGGCTGGCACTGGACGCGCCGCCGGATCCGGCAATCAACCCGGTGCGGTCATTGGACACCATGTCGTCTGTCAGCCCGGAGGAGGCGATGGCCTGTTCCATGGCGAGGAAGCTGTACATTGCGGACTGACCCATGAACCGTCGGGTCTTGCGGTCGATGACCGTGGTGTCCACATCGATCGACCCCGCAATCTGGCTGCGGAAGCCCATGTCCCGATAGGTCTCGTTGAAGCGGATACCGGATTTACCGGTTTTTAGGCTTTCCAGCACCGCTTCGGTGGAGTTGCCCAGGCAGGAAACAATGCCCATGCCAGTGATTACAACCCGTCTCATACCTTCCTCCTTTAAAAGGTCTGCTCCGAAAACCGGGCGGATCCTTTTTGCGTCTGACTATAACTACCAGTCTAGGCGCTTTGGCGTTCGGACGGTATTTGACCTTGGTAAGGGAGGAACCAATGCCTGAAGGAGGCGTCAGGGTTTTTCATTTTTGGCCTGTTGGCGCTCGGCCTCTTCCCGGGTCTCTTTTTCCACCATCTCAGGTGTTTCCAGGGAAATGCGCCCCAGTTTGCCGGATCGGAATTCATTGAGCAGTATCTCAGACACCTTGTGCAGGTCCGGAACACCACCCCGACCAAGGAATCGTCGCTTCAATGCAATGCCGTCCATCAGGGCCAGTCCGTCCTGTGGCCTTTCCTCAAATCCGTAGCGTGCCATCACCAGCCCCGGATAGGCTTCCAGCAGATAGTCCGCCTCGAACATCGCCACGTCCTCGAATTCGATGACTGCACTGCGGATGGCGCCACTGATGGCCAGGCGGTAGCCACAGGCTTCCGGTGACAGCTTTGGCCAGAGAAAACCGGGAGTGTCGTACAACAATATATTATCTGGCAGCTTGATGGCCTGCTGAGCCCGCGTCACGGCGGGTTCGTTACCGGTCTTGGCGGCAGGTCGGCCAGCAATGGTATTGATCAGCGTGGATTTGCCGACATTGGGAATGCCCAGAATCATCACCCGCAGGGCCCGCTTCTGACGGTCATGTCCCGGTGTCATTTCTCCCGCCAGGCGCAGGATATCAAGGGCTTCACCGCGCTGGTTATGGGTCATGGTGATGGCACGAACGCCCCGTTCCTTCTCCAGCCAGGTCAGCCATCGTTCGGTGATGTCCGGGTCGGCAAGGTCGCGTTTGTTGAGTACCTTTATCACCGGTGTATCGCCGCGCAGGGCAGGGACCAGTGGGTTTTCACTGCTGAAGGGCAGGCGTGCGTCCACGACCTCAATGATGAGATCCATCTGGGGCATTATCTTTTTGATTTCCTTGCGGGCCTTGTGCATATGCCCTGGAAACCAGTTAATGGCCATGTTTGTTACTCCGGAAATGACTGAACGGCGCCATTATGGACGGGAATGACTAAATTTTCACATTTCTCTCAACCCGCCTGTGGCGGGAGTTGAGGGTTTCCTGGGTGTGAAGTGTGTACAAAAAGAGGGGGGTTCGGGATGAAATGCCCGGTTGTTTTGTTTTAGGGTGTAGGGCTCGAAAACCTGAAGCGACTCAATAATCGATTAGTGGAGATATCTATGAAGCTCGTGAAACTGTTCGGAATTGCCCTGATTGCACTCGGGCTGTCTTCTCCGGCGATGGCCCAGCAATCTGGCGGGCAGCCGGACCAGGTTGATCAGCTGGCACAGATGGTTGGCCTGAGCGAAGACCAGCAGAAAGAAATCCGCGGCATCATCGAAGAGATGCAGGCTGAGATTCAGGAGCTTCAGGGCGAAGCCCAGCAACTGCAGCAGCAGATCCAGGCCCAGATCAAGCCGGATTACGATGAAGACGCGATTCGTGAAAACGCAGAGAAGCTTGGTGATGTAACCGGCGAGATGACAGCAATGTCGACTCTGATGCAGGCCAAGGTGGATGCGGTATTCACTGAGGCGCAGCGTGAAGAGCTGAACAAGCGCATGCAGCAAATGCAGCAGCAGATGCAACAGCGCCGCCAGATGCAGCAGCAACCGCAGGGTATGCAGTAAGCCCCGTTAGCTTTGCCTGGCCTCCGGGTTAACGCCCGGAGCCTGGAAGAGACCGCCTTGGCTTATCGCTTGGGCGGTTTTTTTGTACCTGTAGCCTGCTTTTTATGAGTCAGTCGCGGCGGGGCG
Coding sequences:
- the rpsF gene encoding 30S ribosomal protein S6 — encoded protein: MRHYEIVFMVHPDQSEQVPAMIERYTGVINEDGGKVHRLEDWGRRHLAYPINKIHKAHYVLMNVECSQAAMDELTHNFRFNDAIIRDMILRRDGADTDLSPMKASESREDRRGGDDRPRRSAESDEPRQQAETQDEEE
- the rpsR gene encoding 30S ribosomal protein S18, producing the protein MARFFRRRKFCRFTAEGVKEIDYKDLDTLKGYVTETGKIVPSRITGTKARYQRQLATAIKRARYLALLPYSDSHDN
- the rplI gene encoding 50S ribosomal protein L9 — protein: MEVILLEKVANLGSLGDKVKVKAGYGRNFLLPYGKAVPATADNLKAFEERRAELEKAAAEKLAEAQARGEKLEGASVTITSKAGEEGKLFGSIGVRDIADAITATGTEVEKSEVRLPEGPLRVVGEYEIELQLHSDVTVAINLAVVAE
- the dnaB gene encoding replicative DNA helicase, with amino-acid sequence MANPNFKPVNSDPETSRIKVPPHSVEAEQAVLGGLMLDNRRFDEVSEMISAVDFYRQDHRLIFGAAERLASESEPLDVVTLTEFLERAGDIEDAGGLSYLAELAEKTPGAANIRAYAEIVRERSILRQLVQVSGQISDSAFNPLGRNSNEILDEAERNVFQIAESRVKEGTGPQTINPILTKALSRIEELFESGETTTGLTTGFKDLDEWTSGMQPSDLLIVAGRPSMGKTTFAMNIVENALISTSTPILVFSMEMPADALVMRMLSSLGRIDQSRIRSGKLEEDDWPRLTSAVSLLKDKPLYIDDTPGLSPTEMRSRARRIARENNGQLGLIMVDYLQLMRVPGNTEGRTAEISEISRSLKGIAKELSCPVVALSQLNRSLEQRPNKRPVNSDLRESGAIEQDADVIMFVYRDEVYNEDTSDKGIAEIIIGKQRNGPIGTVRLAFIGKYTKFEDLAHGDYGGDY
- the alr gene encoding alanine racemase; the encoded protein is MPRKTVARIDTGALRHNYRLACRLASPARAMAVIKADGYGHGIREVARALADVAPKFAVASIEEALAIREAGVDHPVVLLQGPHSFEDVATSAREGFEMVVHSDYQLDWLEQAPATPKFWLKVNTGMNRLGFASAALAQVMARLKDHGAGEQVIGFVTHYACADDISSGFTDKQTRVFAEAVVDWPALEKSAGNSAAHFLPGQPLFDWSRPGIMLYGASPTLGKTGPELGLEAVMTLEAELTAVRTLQPGESVGYGCSWAAEQETRMGIVGIGYGDGYPRHAGTDTPAWVAGSRIRLIGRVSMDMLAVDLTNSPAARPGDTVELWGRHVSVDEVAQHAGTIGYELLTGITARVPRLYDSSGDGPV
- a CDS encoding sugar nucleotide-binding protein, which codes for MHVLVVHDYGPLGRVLLERLRKTSLHVSPLLISELETADLTALDGWIPQDTDLIVNALWLANPEIAEQDPEAAHKVSFSLPVALAEYARDRNMALLQLSTCYVFDGRKQSAYIASNPGQPSNELGNWQWECEQAVRTLLPRHIILRTGWSLGRFIRKVQSVAARSDVIKLPGKCHGQPVTVSDLSRVMTAIIQQIDCGAEVWGTYQYAGAEDISLYELGLAITGLSGIPDGLRVVDEMPAWAALEPANTTMICTKIRNTFGVKQLPWRSGLAEELELLSLNGDRELIDEPAS
- the fnr gene encoding fumarate/nitrate reduction transcriptional regulator Fnr, which codes for MVQAIRLHQVSPLKASCHQCSLSNLCLPLAVEENDLDRLEDIVQQGRIFNRGEHIFDQSTPFRSCFAVKSGAVKTSIISENGEEQVTGFFMPGELVGLDSMGSKNYACTARALERTSVCEFPIEKLEELTSSLPDLQHHMYHLMSQEIQGSHQLAMLLSKNTAEERIAALLLSLSSRFQRRRMSGTNFSLPMARNDIANFLGLAVETVSRVFTRFQNQGIISARGREVELLDVEALQTVTREFSRQNT
- the fabB gene encoding beta-ketoacyl-ACP synthase I; the encoded protein is MRRVVITGMGIVSCLGNSTEAVLESLKTGKSGIRFNETYRDMGFRSQIAGSIDVDTTVIDRKTRRFMGQSAMYSFLAMEQAIASSGLTDDMVSNDRTGLIAGSGGASSASQVEAVDIMREKGVKRIGPYMVPRIMTSTVSACLATAFKIRGVNYSMSSACATSAHCIGHAAEQIQAGKQDIVFAGGGEEEDWSLTMLFDAMGALSTKYNDAPDTASRPFDSGRDGFVIAGGGGMVVVEELEHARKRGATIIAELVGYGATSDGHDMVAPSGEGAMRCMQQALSTVEGPVDYINAHGTSTPVGDVAEMKAVRSVFGDKIPQISSTKSLSGHSLGASGVHEAIYSLIMLQNGFIAGTKNLQHLDETIAGMPVVGPDSTEAELGTVMSNSFGFGGTNASLVFRKV
- the ylqF gene encoding ribosome biogenesis GTPase YlqF, yielding MAINWFPGHMHKARKEIKKIMPQMDLIIEVVDARLPFSSENPLVPALRGDTPVIKVLNKRDLADPDITERWLTWLEKERGVRAITMTHNQRGEALDILRLAGEMTPGHDRQKRALRVMILGIPNVGKSTLINTIAGRPAAKTGNEPAVTRAQQAIKLPDNILLYDTPGFLWPKLSPEACGYRLAISGAIRSAVIEFEDVAMFEADYLLEAYPGLVMARYGFEERPQDGLALMDGIALKRRFLGRGGVPDLHKVSEILLNEFRSGKLGRISLETPEMVEKETREEAERQQAKNEKP
- a CDS encoding Spy/CpxP family protein refolding chaperone translates to MKLVKLFGIALIALGLSSPAMAQQSGGQPDQVDQLAQMVGLSEDQQKEIRGIIEEMQAEIQELQGEAQQLQQQIQAQIKPDYDEDAIRENAEKLGDVTGEMTAMSTLMQAKVDAVFTEAQREELNKRMQQMQQQMQQRRQMQQQPQGMQ